In a genomic window of candidate division KSB1 bacterium:
- a CDS encoding Plug domain-containing protein, whose product MKRFYVLVIMVVMLFSCATSEQSKGRKSFRRDLISAEEIAQTTAKNAYEAIQLLRPNLLKYRGTRGRSVPIEPVVYVDNLRYGGMRSLYDISSVTIEKIQYLKATDATTRFGTNHMGGAFVVTTKSQ is encoded by the coding sequence ATGAAAAGGTTTTATGTTCTGGTGATCATGGTCGTTATGTTATTTTCCTGTGCTACTTCTGAGCAAAGCAAAGGAAGAAAATCGTTTAGGAGGGATTTGATTTCTGCTGAAGAGATCGCACAGACCACTGCAAAAAATGCTTACGAAGCCATTCAATTGCTGAGACCAAACTTGCTAAAATACCGTGGAACGCGTGGAAGAAGCGTACCTATAGAGCCCGTTGTCTATGTGGACAACCTCAGATATGGCGGTATGAGATCTTTGTATGACATTTCTTCGGTGACGATTGAAAAAATTCAATATCTAAAGGCAACCGATGCCACCACCAGGTTCGGAACCAACCATATGGGTGGCGCATTCGTAGTCACTACGAAATCGCAATAA
- a CDS encoding CRTAC1 family protein, translating to MPSRLIIFKRLRALSVLLFFSLATGCTVSETGKDNPSNSSSVDLFTDITEQVNLQFVHNPGVDGSYFMPESIGSGAAFLDYDNDGDLDIYLVNGAQHGQITSHDPPSRNSLFRQQENGTFVDVTESSGLGDTGYGMGVAVGDIDNDGDVDIYITNYGPDALYRNNGDGTFTEISEFSGINNPQWACSAVFFDYNLDGFLDLFVTNYIEYDGENVCTDKGGRPDYCSPQGFPAVPDLLYANNGDGTFTDVSVQSGFSAKPSKGLGVVSADFNGDAYPDLYVANDGEANQLWINQQNGKFEEQALKLGAAVNDLGRAEAGMGVAVGDIDNDADWDLFISHLRAESNTLYRYDETYGFIDDTSPSGLAGISLSYTGFGTGFFDYDHDGDLDLAVVNGRVTRGPLLTATRPAEHWDYYAEPNFLFENDGSGGFQNVSDSAPGFCSVVENSRGIAFGDVDNDGDIDLLVSNAGGRARLFRNDVKEKGHWLILRAIDPKLHRYAIGAKITAFVGEHRLYRLVGPGYSFSSSNDPRVHFGLGSATAVDKIQVQWPDGTEEIFPGVTADQFILLKKGEGQPRHG from the coding sequence TTGCCATCAAGACTTATCATCTTCAAGAGACTTCGAGCGCTTAGTGTCCTTCTTTTTTTTTCTTTAGCGACAGGATGTACTGTTTCGGAAACCGGCAAAGATAATCCTTCCAACTCATCTTCGGTAGATTTGTTTACGGATATCACCGAACAAGTCAACTTACAATTTGTCCACAATCCCGGAGTTGATGGCAGCTATTTCATGCCTGAAAGTATAGGCTCCGGAGCCGCCTTTCTCGATTATGATAATGACGGTGATCTGGATATTTACTTGGTGAATGGCGCACAACACGGACAGATAACGTCTCATGACCCACCATCGCGTAATAGCCTGTTTCGCCAGCAAGAAAATGGCACCTTTGTTGATGTCACCGAATCTTCCGGTTTAGGGGATACCGGTTATGGCATGGGAGTTGCCGTTGGCGATATTGACAACGACGGCGACGTTGACATCTATATAACAAATTATGGTCCCGATGCTCTCTATCGCAACAATGGTGATGGCACCTTTACTGAGATTTCCGAATTTTCAGGAATTAATAATCCGCAATGGGCATGTTCAGCAGTTTTTTTTGACTACAACCTTGATGGTTTTTTAGATCTCTTTGTCACAAACTATATTGAATATGATGGGGAAAATGTATGTACGGATAAGGGAGGCCGCCCTGATTATTGTAGTCCGCAGGGCTTTCCAGCAGTTCCTGATTTACTCTATGCCAATAATGGCGACGGTACATTTACAGATGTTTCCGTGCAATCCGGTTTTTCAGCAAAACCATCTAAGGGTTTGGGCGTGGTCAGCGCCGATTTCAATGGGGACGCTTATCCGGATTTGTACGTTGCTAATGATGGAGAGGCAAATCAACTCTGGATAAATCAGCAAAATGGAAAATTTGAAGAACAAGCCCTAAAATTAGGTGCTGCAGTCAATGACCTCGGTCGTGCCGAAGCGGGTATGGGCGTGGCCGTGGGTGATATAGACAACGACGCAGATTGGGATTTATTCATAAGCCATCTGCGAGCGGAAAGTAATACACTGTATCGTTACGATGAAACTTACGGTTTTATAGATGACACATCGCCATCAGGATTGGCAGGAATAAGTCTATCCTACACTGGTTTTGGAACCGGATTTTTTGACTATGATCATGATGGGGATCTGGATTTAGCTGTCGTGAATGGCAGGGTAACTCGCGGCCCTCTCTTGACCGCCACCCGTCCAGCCGAGCATTGGGATTACTATGCCGAGCCTAATTTTCTTTTTGAGAATGATGGTAGTGGCGGTTTTCAAAACGTCAGTGATTCTGCTCCTGGTTTTTGTTCGGTCGTAGAAAACAGCCGGGGGATTGCCTTTGGAGATGTAGACAATGATGGAGATATTGATTTATTAGTTTCCAACGCAGGAGGACGGGCTCGACTGTTTCGTAATGATGTCAAGGAAAAAGGTCACTGGCTTATTTTACGAGCAATTGATCCAAAACTGCATCGTTATGCTATTGGTGCAAAGATCACTGCTTTTGTCGGCGAGCACAGGCTTTATCGACTAGTAGGCCCAGGCTATAGTTTCTCTTCCAGTAACGATCCCAGAGTGCATTTTGGATTGGGTTCTGCGACAGCGGTTGATAAAATTCAGGTCCAATGGCCTGATGGCACGGAAGAGATTTTTCCAGGGGTGACCGCTGATCAATTTATCCTGCTTAAAAAGGGCGAAGGTCAGCCCCGCCATGGCTAA
- a CDS encoding tetratricopeptide repeat protein, translating to MAKKKRTPPKNQKVQKQPAVRGSKRLVNNLRSAFLIIFPLGILLTLTWFFISGPHVSLDILPNPELSGMEGQVAEKIRLLRLEVEKNPNSSIAWAKLAMNLDVHELKSESVICYKQAAALNPKEFRWPYYCAIALHEMGSPEDLEWFERSLLIMPNHAPLHNLYGRALFNKEQLEASSQAYRRAIALDPKLPHSYLGLAQIELSRGDVEASRKYLLKALEIAPRYSEAHGLLAVVYRRLGETQKGERELRYVQQLPELTRMPDPVYADLAAEGVSSWWYRRRGLAYMAAGRYRSAVKEFRMRLFLKADAQSHNNLGLALQKLGNHDEAIEQLQAAIALDKSYAEAFNNLAAALYEKGQTEEAKSYIDKALKLNPVFAAAYLNLGIFHLRAGEMAAAIRVFRHGLAEAPDHIEISSRLAWVLATTRQEKLRDGNEAIGLAENICKMTSYLIPRNLDVLAAAYAEEGEFEKAVKTVHQALQLIRPSHRDLGEQFQRRLKLYQVRKPYRE from the coding sequence ATGGCTAAAAAAAAACGAACCCCCCCAAAAAATCAGAAAGTACAAAAGCAACCTGCTGTACGGGGAAGTAAGCGGCTAGTCAACAATTTGCGGTCAGCCTTTTTAATTATTTTTCCTTTAGGCATACTTCTCACATTGACCTGGTTTTTTATATCAGGGCCTCATGTGTCATTGGATATATTACCGAATCCCGAATTAAGCGGGATGGAAGGACAAGTTGCTGAGAAAATTCGATTGCTTCGATTAGAAGTCGAAAAGAACCCCAACTCCAGCATTGCCTGGGCCAAATTGGCAATGAACCTGGATGTGCATGAGTTGAAGTCTGAATCTGTCATATGCTATAAGCAAGCCGCCGCTTTGAATCCCAAGGAATTCCGGTGGCCTTATTATTGTGCAATTGCGCTCCATGAAATGGGTTCGCCTGAAGATCTTGAATGGTTCGAGCGCAGTTTGCTGATAATGCCAAATCATGCACCCTTGCATAACTTGTATGGGCGTGCTCTCTTTAATAAAGAGCAACTAGAGGCGTCTTCACAGGCATATCGTCGGGCGATTGCTCTTGATCCAAAGCTACCTCATTCATATCTCGGACTTGCTCAAATAGAGTTATCTAGAGGTGATGTAGAGGCCAGCCGTAAATATTTATTGAAAGCCCTAGAGATTGCGCCTCGCTACAGTGAGGCGCATGGCCTGCTGGCGGTTGTTTATCGCCGCCTGGGTGAAACTCAAAAAGGTGAACGTGAATTACGTTACGTGCAGCAATTACCGGAGTTGACACGGATGCCGGATCCGGTTTATGCTGACCTGGCTGCAGAAGGAGTTAGCTCATGGTGGTATCGACGACGCGGGCTGGCTTATATGGCCGCCGGGCGTTATCGGTCAGCGGTTAAAGAATTTAGGATGAGATTGTTTTTAAAGGCAGATGCCCAATCCCACAACAATTTGGGTTTAGCCTTGCAAAAACTTGGTAACCATGATGAGGCCATCGAGCAGCTTCAGGCAGCAATTGCATTAGACAAGAGTTATGCCGAGGCTTTTAATAACCTGGCTGCTGCCCTTTATGAAAAAGGTCAAACTGAAGAGGCAAAGAGCTACATCGATAAGGCTTTGAAACTGAACCCTGTTTTTGCGGCTGCTTATCTCAACCTTGGCATATTTCACTTGCGAGCTGGCGAAATGGCTGCGGCGATCAGGGTTTTTCGTCATGGCCTTGCTGAGGCACCTGACCATATAGAGATATCCTCCCGGTTGGCATGGGTCTTGGCGACGACACGCCAGGAAAAGTTACGGGATGGGAATGAAGCCATAGGCTTGGCTGAAAACATATGTAAGATGACCAGTTACCTTATTCCCCGCAACCTTGATGTTTTAGCTGCAGCCTATGCAGAAGAGGGAGAGTTTGAAAAGGCCGTCAAGACTGTTCACCAAGCACTGCAATTAATTCGACCCTCACACCGAGATTTGGGGGAGCAGTTCCAAAGAAGATTAAAGTTATACCAAGTTAGAAAACCATACAGAGAGTAA
- a CDS encoding c-type cytochrome gives MIVRASSIIFIALFLLSQEAITAETKPTAEELIRDLACSACHHGLPEGNNIQDKAPDLSDAGLRFNSAYLFDYLQNPTKIRQHIGFSRMPNFQLNKKESLALVLFLKKQQGLKGEWPEFPLELNTAVQQYRQNMNLTSVQTLLNQFECTKCHSLGGEGTKESIDLSTLGYRLNPNWVKKYLAAPYVFDGLRTTMPSYFYTHDATLNKFVEILPQAAQNIYDLTKYLFSLNTKKQSELQRVFEDAKVEYSEVNASLGEQIFISLNCIACHKYSGKMTTKKDAPDLSIEGARVRKDWLKAYLKKPTSIRPFGFHPGSGSRMPDFNLSDNEVEVLTNYIVNQADKFKTLSHAFKPRKLSAFSMAKAETLLKEKLSCLGCHRLGEEGGRIAPDLSNIKSRLQSEFVYQMIQNPKSVVHETVMPKIAMPQKTKNLIVNYLLQQEISKKELSYLSLVDNPIQVFQDTNEERELYVRYCASCHGVKGDSDGFNTKYLPTRPTKFSDSVYMSNRPDDTLFDGVVAGGYILNKSHLMPPWGDTLERSEILKLVAYLRKLCHCEGPLWSRDNK, from the coding sequence ATGATAGTAAGAGCCTCAAGCATCATTTTCATTGCCCTTTTTCTTCTTTCCCAAGAAGCTATTACCGCAGAAACAAAGCCCACAGCTGAGGAGTTGATTAGAGATCTTGCCTGTTCGGCTTGTCATCACGGATTGCCCGAGGGAAACAATATTCAAGATAAGGCCCCTGACTTAAGTGATGCCGGGTTAAGGTTTAATTCTGCTTATCTTTTTGACTATCTACAAAATCCAACCAAGATTCGGCAGCATATCGGTTTTTCGCGCATGCCGAATTTCCAGTTGAACAAAAAGGAAAGCCTGGCTTTAGTTCTTTTTTTAAAGAAACAGCAAGGATTAAAGGGAGAATGGCCGGAATTTCCTTTAGAATTGAATACTGCAGTTCAACAATATCGTCAAAATATGAACTTAACCAGTGTACAGACACTCCTAAATCAATTTGAATGTACCAAATGTCATAGCTTGGGTGGTGAGGGTACGAAGGAATCTATTGATTTATCGACACTTGGGTATCGCTTAAATCCAAATTGGGTCAAAAAATATCTGGCGGCTCCTTATGTGTTTGACGGGTTACGGACGACCATGCCCAGTTACTTCTATACACATGATGCAACGCTGAATAAATTCGTGGAAATCTTACCTCAGGCTGCCCAAAATATTTATGATTTGACAAAATATCTCTTTTCTCTGAACACAAAGAAACAGTCAGAATTGCAGCGAGTATTCGAAGATGCCAAAGTTGAGTACTCTGAGGTGAATGCCAGTTTGGGCGAACAGATATTTATTTCGCTAAATTGTATAGCGTGTCATAAGTATTCTGGCAAAATGACAACAAAGAAAGATGCTCCTGATTTAAGCATCGAGGGAGCCAGGGTAAGGAAAGATTGGTTAAAAGCATATTTGAAAAAACCAACTTCAATAAGGCCTTTTGGGTTTCACCCCGGTTCTGGAAGCCGAATGCCGGATTTTAACCTTTCAGATAATGAAGTTGAGGTCCTAACGAATTATATTGTAAATCAAGCAGACAAGTTCAAGACATTGAGTCATGCTTTCAAACCCCGAAAGTTATCAGCATTTTCTATGGCCAAGGCGGAAACATTATTGAAAGAAAAATTGTCTTGTTTGGGATGTCATCGTTTAGGTGAGGAGGGAGGTAGGATTGCACCCGACCTTTCGAATATCAAATCCAGGTTGCAAAGCGAGTTTGTTTACCAAATGATTCAAAATCCCAAATCAGTTGTTCATGAAACGGTCATGCCAAAAATTGCGATGCCGCAAAAAACAAAAAATCTCATTGTAAATTATCTGTTACAGCAGGAAATTTCAAAGAAAGAGCTATCCTATCTATCTCTCGTTGATAATCCAATCCAGGTTTTTCAGGATACAAATGAGGAACGAGAATTATACGTAAGGTATTGTGCTTCCTGTCATGGTGTGAAGGGTGATAGTGACGGCTTCAATACCAAGTATTTACCAACCCGTCCAACAAAGTTTTCAGATTCAGTTTATATGTCAAATAGACCAGATGACACGTTATTCGATGGGGTTGTTGCGGGCGGCTACATTCTCAATAAAAGCCATTTGATGCCACCCTGGGGAGATACCCTGGAAAGGTCCGAAATTTTGAAATTGGTAGCCTATTTGAGAAAGTTGTGCCACTGTGAGGGGCCTCTGTGGTCACGGGATAACAAATGA